Within Longimicrobium sp., the genomic segment CATCGAGGCGAAGGCGCGCGCGCTGGGGGCGTCGCTGGAGGGGGTGGCGGTGGTGGACCGCCTCGGCGACGAGGAGCGGCTGGAGCGCTACGCCCAGCGGCTCTGGGCGCGCCGCCAGCGCAAGGGGATGACACTGGCCGACGCGCGCGGCGAGGTGCGGCGCGCCATCCCCTTCGGGTGCATGATGGTGGCCGAGGGCGAGGCCGACGGGCTGGTGGCGGGCGAGGACCTGCACTACCCCGAGACGATCCGCCCCGCGCTGCAGACCGTCGGCACGGCGCCCGGGGTGCGGCGGGTGGCGGGGCTGTACATGATGGTGACCGAGCGCGAGATCCTCTTCTTCGCCGACACCACCGTGAACATCGACCCCAACGCCGAGACGCTGGCCGAGACCGCCACGCTGGCGGCGGCGTTCGCGCGGCGGATGGGGCTGGTGCCGCGGGTGGCGATGCTCTCGTTCTCCAACTTCGGCTCGGCGCCGCACCCGCACTCCGGCAAGGTGCGCCGCGCCACCGAGCTGGTGCGCTCGCTGGACCCCACCCTGGAGGTCGACGGCGAGATGCAGGCCGACACCGCCGTGGTGCGCGACCTCCGGCTGGGGCTGTACCCCTTCACCACGCTGCGCGAGCAGCCCAACGTGTTGATCTTCCCCGACCTGGGCTCGGCCAACATCGCCTACAAGCTGATGATGCGCCTCGGTGGCGCCGAGGCGTTCGGCCCGATCCTGCTGGGGATGGCGCACCCGATCCACGTGCTGCAGCGCTCGAGCGAGGCCGCCGAGATCGCCAACCTGACCGCCGTGGCGGTGGTGGACGCGCAGGAGCACGCCGGGATGCGCTTCCGCGCCGCGCCGCCGATGGCGATGGTGTGAAAGACGAGTGCGAAGTGCGACGTGCGGAAAACCAGTCTCACACGGAGTCAATGGAGTCAACGGAGAACACCCAAACATCTTCTGTTGACTCCGTTGACTCCGTGTGAGGCTTTTCGGTTCTGGATTCCAATTTCCCACCGATCCTCCGACCAGTAGCCACGAATTACGATGCCCGATCTCCCCACCGTCGAGATCCACTACCACCGCCTGATGGGCGCCGCGCAGGTCTTCCGGCAGATTGTGCTGGAGGACGCGGGCGACTACGTTGTCACCCTCCTCGAAGCCGCCGATCTGTCGCAGCCGGCCACCGACTCCGCCGGGAACGTGATCCTGGAGCCCGGCGCGCCGGTGGTCTGGTTCACCTACCGCGGCGCCTGGCACGACGTCGGGCGCTTCCACCGGGCCGACGGCACCTTCACCGGGCTCTACGCCAACGTGCTGACGCCGGTGAGCATGGTGGGCAACTGGTGGGAGACCACCGACCTCTGCCTGGACGTCTGGCTCTCCGCCGACGGGCGGCTGGAGGTGCTCGACCAGGAGGAGCTCAAGCAGGCGCAGGCCCGCGGCGCCGTGGCCCCCCAGGCCGCCCGGCGCGCCCGCGAAGAAGCCGTCCGCCTCTTCGAGGCCGCGCGCCAGGGCGCCTGGCCGCCGCCGCACGTGCACGAATGGACGCTGGAGCGCGCGCGGGAGAAGGCCTCCGGCGCCACCCCCGGCACCACCGCCCGGAACGACGCATGACCCCTCGCACCCCCGCCCCCCGCGCGCGCCTGGCCCCCGCGCTCCTGGCCGCCGTGCTGGCCCTGACCTCCACGGTCTCGGCGTGCGCGCAGCCGGGCTCCGGGGCCCAGGGGCGGCAGGGCGCCGCGGCGACGCCCGCCCAGGTCGACTCCATCCTCCCCCGCGCCGACCGCGGGCGCTCCAAGGGCTCCGACTCGGCCCGGGTGACCATCATCGAGGTCTCCGACTTCCAGTGCCCGTTCTGCCGCCAGTGGTTCGACCAGACGTACGCGAAGTTCGACAGCGCGTACGTCCGCACCGGGAAGGTGCGGATGGTGTTCATCAACTACCCGCTCCCCAGCCACACCCAGTCGTACCCCGCCGCCAAGGCCGCCCTCTGCGCCGGCGCGCAGGGGAAGTTCTGGCCGATGCACGACCGGCTCTTCTCCACCCAGCGCGAGTGGAGCGGCCAGAACGACGCGGCGCAGCGCTTCGCCCGCTTCGCGGTGGACGTGGGGCTGGACGCCGCCGCCTGGCGCGACTGCTACGACAACGACCGCGTGGCGCCGGTGGTGATCAACGACGTGAGCGGCGTCACGGGCGCGGGGATCCAGGGGACGCCCACCTTCATCGTCAACGGCCGCCAGCTGCTGAACGGCGCCGTCACGTTCGAGGAGATGAGCCGCGCCGTCGAGGCCCATCTCTCGGCCCCGCCCGGCCAGGCGCCCGCGCCCCCGCCCGCTCCGGCGCCCCCGCCGGCCCCGCCGGGAAGCTGATCCCGGGCGAAGCGAAGAGGCCGCCCTCCCGATGGAGAGCGGCCTCTTCCGCGTTCACGCGGGGCGCGTTCCGTCTGCGCGGCGCCGAAAGGGGGTCAGCCCTGCTCGCCGGCGCCGGGGGCCTCGCCGCCCAGCTCCAGCACCCAGCCGGGTGGCGTGCGCGAGAGCCCGGTGAAGACGCCGCGGAACGCGGTGACCACCTGCCGCACGGCCTGCGCGCGGTCGTCGCCGGAGAGCGGCCACAGCAGCATCTCCAGGGCGTTGGCCGCCTCGGGGGTGGGGAGCGAGTCGTCGGGCGCCTCGGCCACGCCCTCGCGCAGGTGCTTGAGGTACCAGCGCTTCCAGAGGCGCGCGTTGCGCTCGTAGGGGACGGAGCCCTCGATGAACTTCTTGGTGGCGCCGACCTTCACCCCGGCGCTCTTGGCGACCTTCCGGAGCGACGTCTTCGCCACCTGGGCGCGCGCGTGCTCGCGGATGCGGTCCATGGACGGCTCCGGGACGCGCTCGATCACCGGGACCTCCCGGCGGGGGTCCCGGAGCGGCGTCCGCGCGCCGCTTGTGCACTGTGTTTACTTAGTTTCGGCTTACACTCTACAGATTAAGGCCGATTTTTAAGCGTGGCAAGGGGCCTCCTCTCCACAAGTGCACAGATATACAACGTAGACGCCCCGGCACCTTCCCGAAACCTGTTCTGCCGGTGGCCGGAATCGTTCGCCTGCAACGACTTGGCGGATTTTGCGCACCTCCGTGCGCGGCGGGCGGCTCAGGGCTGATCCGGCGCACGATCCGGGCGTGCTGCCCGTCCCGCAAGCCCCCCCGGACCAGGGTGGCGGAGCGGCACGAGCGTGAGGGATGCGCGCCCGACAGGGCCGGGACCGTGGCGGCCGGGCAGTTTCGGCCGACGCGGGCCCGGCGCCGTTGGGCACGGTGGTATCGTGCCCTACGGCGCGCGCAGCCCGGCCCGGAGCGCAGCGGAGGGACACGCCCAAAACTGCAGTGCGAAAGTGCCAAGTGCGAAAGTGCGAAAGTAACTGCAGTTCGATCACTCTCGCACTCTCGCACTCTCGCACTTTGCGTCAGCCGCCGTAGAGGCCGCGGTAGACCTCGGTGTTGCGGGTGAGGATCTTCACGTAGTCGCGCGTCTCCTCGAAGGGGATGCGCTCGGTGAACAGCTCGCGGTCGCGCGCTTCGGGGAAGGAGCGCCAGCGCGCCACCCGCCCCGGCCCGGCGTTGTAGGCGATGAAGACGCTGACGAGGTCGCTGCCGTAGCTGCGCACCTGGGCGGCCAGGAAGCGCGTGCCCAGGTGCACGTTGATCTCGGGGTTGAAGAGCAGGTCGCGCTCCCAGCCGCGGATCCCCGCCCCCGCCGCCAGCCCCGCGCCCGTGGCCGGCATCACCTGCATGAGCCCCATGGCCCCGGCGCGCGACTGCGCGCGCGCCATGAACGACGACTCCTGCCGGATGAGCGCCGCCACCAGGAAGGGGTCCAGCCCGCGCTCGCGCGCCTCGGCGGCCACCAGCTCGCGGTAGGGGAAGGGGTAGAGGATGCGCACCAGCCGCGCGTCGTACGCCGCCCCCGCGGCGCGCAGCGCCAGCCCGATGCGGATCCCCTGCGGCGCGTAGCCGCGCTCGGGGAGCGCTTCGGCCAGGGGGTAGAGGAGCCCCGGGTCGGTGCCCGCCTCGCGGACGCGGCGGTCGACCTCCTGCTTCGCCTCGTCCAGGAGCCCCGCGGCGCGCAGCAGGTCCACGCCGCGCATCCACCCCGCCACACGCCCGGCGGCCTCGGCCGGGAGGTGCGGCGCCTGGGCGAAGGGGATCGGCCAGTAGCGCTCGCCCAGCCGCCGGGCGGAGAGCACCGAGTAGTACGAGAGCGGCTCGCGGGCGCGGACCTCGCGCCAGCGCGCCCGGGCGGCCTCCTGGTCGCCGCGCGCGGCGTGGGCGCGGCCGGCCCAGTAGCCGGCCTGCAGCCACTGCGGGCCCTGCGGGCTGGTCGAGCGGTACTCGTCCCACGCGCGCGCGGCGCCCGCGTAGTCGCGCGCCAGGAACGCGGCGCCGGCCACCCGCATGAGCGCCAGCCCCGCCGGCGCGCTCCCCGGGTACTCGGCCGCCACGCGGCGGTAGAGCTGCGCGGCGCGGGCGTCCGTCCCCGCGTCGTCGGTGAGGTCGGCGGCCAGGTAGAGCGCCTCCCCGGCGGCGGGCTGGCCCCGGTAGCGCTCCGCCGCCGCCAGCAGCGCGGCGACGGCCGCCGCGCGGCTCCCCCGGCGGTACTGCGCGCGGGCCGCGTACAGCGCCGCCTCGGCGGCCACGGGGGGAGGCGCCTCGGCGGGCAGCGGGCGCAGCGCCTCCTCGGCCTCGCCGTAGCGCCCGGCGGCGAAGAGCATCTTTCCCATGCGCAGCCGCACGTCGTGGCGCTCGGGCGCGGTCCCCGCGCCGGAGGCGAGCCAGGCGCGGTAGCCGCCGGCCGCGCGGGCGGCGTTGCCGTGGCGCTCGTAGACGGCGGCGATCGCCAGGTGGTCGGCGGGGCCCAGCCCCGGCAGCTCGGAGAGCCAGCGCGCCGCGTCCACGGCGGCCGCGGCCTCGGGGGCCGCCTGGGCGGCGGCACGCAGCTCGCGCCGGGCGCTCTCCGCGTCGCCCAGGTCGAGCGCCACCCGCGCGGCGACCGCGGTCATCTCCGCGCTGTCCTGGGGGGTGGCCGCGCGGGCGAGGTAGGCGAGGGCGGCCTCGCGGGCGCCGCGCAGGTCGCGGGCGGCGCGGTGGGCGGCCACGTGCGCCCGCTGCGCGCGCACCGGCAGCTCGGCGGCGGCGCGCGGGGCCAGCAGGGCGCGCACGCGGCCGGGGTCGCCGCGCTGGGCGACCGCCTCGGCGGCCAGGAGGCCCGCCCAGGCGGCGACCTCGGGGGCCTGGCCGCCCACCCGCTCCAGCCCGGCGACGCCCGCGTCCACCTGCCCCGCGCGCAGCAGCGCCCGCGCGTGCCGCAGCTCGGCGATCGCGCGCTCGTCGCCGCCGCGCTCGTGGGCCAGGCGCAGGTAGCGCGCGTAGGCGTCGGCCGCGGCGGGCCACTGCCCGGCCTCCTCCCGCGCCTGGCCGAGCAGGTACCAGCCCAGCCCGCCGCCTGCCGCGTCGAGCCACGGCCTGCCTTCCAGCAGCTCGCGCACGCTGGCCCAGCCGCCCCACCCGGCCTCGGCGCGCGCGGCCGCCAGCACCAGCTCGGGGCTGGACCCGGGGCGCAGGATCTCGCGCAGGCGCCGGGCGGCGCGCCAGTTCCGCCCCTGGCGCAGCAGCTCGCGCACGTCGGCCGGCACGTCCTGCGGGAGCGGGACCGCCTGCTCGGGGGTGGTAACGGGGGCCGCCACCTGCGTCAGCGGGCGCGCCTCGCCCTCGCGGGTACCGCCGGGCAGCAGCCGCAGCACGCCCCAGAGCAGCAGGGGCGCGGCCAGGAGCGGGAGGGCCAGGAGGAGCCGGCGGCGGTCCATTTCGGCTGGTCGCGGGTTCGTGGACGGGGGATCAGGGGCGCGGCTTGCGAAACGTATGCCTCGCCCGGGCCGCGCGGCGCCGCGAGCCCGCCGTCGGGCCCCCCGCTTGCACTCCGCCCGGTCCCGCTGTCCCCATGTCTCCGGAAGGCGGACCCGTGCAGGCGACGACGTTCTCGGCGTTCGAAGAGCAGGCGCGCGGAGCGGTGCACTGGATGCAGCTCGCGGTGGAAGCCGCGGGGGCGCTGGTGATCGCGCTGGGGGTCGTCCTGGCCGCCGTCGCCTTCGTCCGCTCGCTGTCGGGAGGCGACGACCGGCGCGGCTACGCCCGCGTCCGGCTGACGCTGGCGCACTACCTGGCGCTCGCGCTCGAGTTTCTCCTGGCCGCCGACATCCTGGCGACCGCCATCTCTCCCACCTGGGACCAGATCGGCAAGCTGGCCGCGATCGCCGCCATCCGCACCGGCCTCAACTACTTCCTGATGCGCGAGATGCGGGACGAGGGCAAGGAGGCCGTCCGCGGGCCGGGGGATGGGGGTGCTGCCGGTTGAGATGGCGGGGAGGCCTGATGGAGAGCCGGCGGCGGGAGGGCCGCCGCCGGCCTGGTCCGACGCGTGTCAATAAGCCGGGTCGGCGCACTCCGGGCAGGTGCGGTTGGGCAGGCACGTCGGCTTGCCGTACGCCGTGTAGCAGGTGCCCGCAGGCGTCGCGACGAGCCCGAGCATCTCGCGCCCGTGCACGGTTCCCCGCTCCGCTTCGTCCTCCCGCGTGGTGGGGAACGACTCGACGCGCAGGTGGTCGAGCTTCAGCCGCAGCTTTCTCATGTTCGCCTCTCCGGGTTGAGTGGTGCTCCGTCCGGGCGGCCGAGCGCGGCCGCGGACGGGGGCAAGCGCGCGCGCCGGCGGGGAGCCGGCGCGCGGGTCGGGTCAGCAGAGGTCGAGCTGGAGCGTCTGGCAGCACTCCGAGCCGCACGAGCCGCCGCAGCTGTTGGCGCAGGTGTACCCGCACGTGTTCACGGCCGCGTCGCACGTGTACTGGCACACCGAGGGCGAGCAGGCGCCCGTCTCCGTGTTGCACTGGTTCTCGCCGCAGTAGCTCGGGCCCGACGGGCAGTACTGGATGCTGTCGTGACCGTGGACGGTCCCGCCCTCGCCCCCCCCGGGCGTCGCCTCGAACGAGGCCACCTCCAGGTCGTCCACGTTCAGCCGCAGCTTCTTCATCCGGCCCTCCCTGGTGCGGGTGGACGCCTCCGCGCACCGGACTCCGTGACATGGCCCGGCCACTTCGAAGGCGGTTGATTCCCATCATGATATTTCGCCACTCCGACGCATCTGTCAATAATGGTCTGATAACGTGTAGCAACGATGCGATGACGGGACAGTATTCTCCCTGCTCGCTGGTCTCCTGGTAGGCCAGCGAAAGGAAAGACGCCCCCCGGAGTCGGCTCCGGGGGGCGTGAGACATGAAGCAGCGATGGATCAGTCTCCGGCGCTGGTCTGCAGCGCGCGCCGTATCAGCGAGCGCATCCGGTAAGCATGATCGATCTCCCGCTTCCGCCGCTCTGCCTCGTCCATCCGCTCATTGAAGCGGCGGAGGAAATCGGGGTCGCCTTTCGCGATCCGCATGAGCCGGTCGAACTCGGCCTGAAACTCTTTCTCGGTCATCACTCACCTCTTTCCTGATCCATAATCGCCTGACGGCGCAGCAGTTCTACCATCTCCGTCATCGTGTCGAGCCGCTCGGTCAGTTGCGTAACAGTCTCCTGCAACGTCGCGATTTGTTGATCCCGCTCCGCATCCTGGCTTTCGTTGCGCTCGATGCGGCCTTCCCACTGAAGACTGAGTATTGGTGCGTGGCGACAGGGGTTCGGCGGGGGCGCGAACAACCTATCACGACGAAAGCAAAATGAACAGAGTGGACCGGGCGTTTCGTTTTTCCACTCCCCTCCGCCGGTCTTTGCCGGGCCACACACTTTCGAGCGCGCCCGCCTCGATGGTCGCGCGCGGCGCCCCCACCCCTTGACGTAGCGCACGCGGCCGGAAAGGTTCACGAGAGAACTCCCCTCGCGGGACACCCCTCCCCTTGCTCCCTGTTTCAGGAGGTGCGTATGGCGTCAGCGCCCAGCTTTACAACCGACCGGCTGCGCAACGTGGTGGTGGTGGGCCACGGCGGCAGCGGGAAGACCACGCTGATCGACGCCTGCTGCCACACCTCGGGCGCCACCCGCCGCCACGGCTCCAGCGCCGAGGGGACGGCGCTCACCATGTTCACCCCCGAGGAGATCTCGCACGGCATCTCCATGAACGCCTCGGTGGCGTACGCCACCTGGATGGACGCCAAGATCAACTTCATCGACACCCCCGGCTACCTGGACTTCCTGGGCGAGGCCAAGGCCGGCATCCGCGTGGCCGACGGCGCCCTGGTGTGCGTCTCGGGCCCCAGCGGCGTGGAGGTGGGCACCGACCGCGTGTGGGAGCTGGTGCAGGAGCGGCACCTGCCGTCGATCTTCTTCGTCACCATGATGGACCGGCAGAACGCCGACTTCGAGCGCGTCTACCAGGACGTCAAGGAGCACCTGACCCCCAAGGTGATCCCCGTGGAGGTGCCGATCGGCGCGGGCGAGGACTTCAAGGGCATCGTCGACCTCTTCGCCGACAGGGCCTACTTCTTCAAGGACGGGCAGAGCGACGAGTACGACGAGCGCGACATCCCCCCCGAGCTCAAGCCCACCTGCGAGCGCTACTACAGCGAGCTGATCGAGACGATCGCCTCCACCGACGACACCCTGCTGGAGCACTACCTGGAGGGCGACACCATCACCCGCGAGGAGGCGATCCACGCCCTCAAGCAGGCCATGCTCCGCGGCGAGCTGTACCCGCTCTTCTGCGGCGTCCCCACCGCCGAGTGGGGGACCAAGGCGCTGCTCACGCGCATCGTGGAGCTGATGCCCTCGCCGCAGGAGCGCCCCGCCGAGGAGGCGCAGGGCCGCACCGGCAACGTGGTGGAGCTGCGCAACCTGAACAGCGACCCCTTCGCCGCGCTCGTCTTCAAGACCACCAGCGAGCCGCACGTGGGCGAGCTCACCTTCTTCCGCATCTTCGGCGGCAGCGTGAAGAACGGCGACGAGGTGACGAACGCCGGCCGCGACAAGGCCGAGAAGCTGGTGCACCTCTCCATCGCGCAGGGGAAGGAGCGCCTGGAGGTCGACGAGCTGCGCGCGGGCGACATCGGCGTGGTGGCCAAGCTGCGCGACACGCACACCAACGACTCGCTCTCCGCGCCCGCCCACCCGCTGGTGCTGAAGGGGGTGGACTTCCCCGAGCCCGACATCGCGGTGGCGCTGGAGCCCGCCAAGCGCGGCGACGAGGACAAGCTCTCGGTGGGCCTGCACAAGCTGCACGAGGAAGACCCCTGCTTCGCCGCCGAGTACAACGCCGAGCTGGGGCAAACAATTGCGCGGGGGCTGGGCGAGCTGCACCTGGACGTGCAGATCGAGCGGCTCAAGCGCAAGAACGGCGTGGAGGTGGTGGTCAAGCAGCCGCGCATCCCCTACCGCGAGACGATCAAGGCGGCCTCCGAGGGGCACGGCCGCCACAAGAAGCAGACGGGCGGGCGCGGCCAGTTCGGCGACGCGCACGTGCGGCTGAAGCCGCTGCCGCGCGGCGAGGGCTACCGGTTCACCGACGCCATCGTGGGCGGGGTGATCCCGGGCAAGTACGTCCCCGCGGTGGACAAGGGGGTGCAGGAGGCGGCGCAGCGCGGCATCCTGGCGGGGTACCCCGTGGTGGACTTCGAGGCCGAGTGCTTCTTCGGCAGCTACCACTCGGTCGACAGCTCCGAGGCCGCGTTCAAGATGGCCGGCATCCTGGCGTTCCAGGCCGCGGCCGAGAAGGCGCAGCCGGCGATCCTGGAGCCGATCATGGAGGTGGAGGTGTTCACCCCCGACGAGTTCCTGGGCGACGTGATCGGCGACCTGAACCAGCGGCGGGGGCAGATCCTGGGGATGGACCAGGCGGGGCGCAACCAGAAGGTGCGCGCGCTGGTGCCGCAGGCCGAGCTGTACAAGTACAGCACCACGCTGCGCTCGCTCACCCAGGGCCGGGCCACGCACACGCGCCGGTTCAGCAGCTACCAGGAAGTCCCCGCGCACGAGGTGCCCAAGGTGGTGGAGGCCGCCAAGAAGGAGCGCGAGGAGCTGGCGGCGGCGAAGTGAAGTGCGAAGTGCGAGGTGCGAGGTGCGAGTACGGCCCCGTCCGGAGCTTCCGGGCGGGGCCGGTCTCTTTCGCACTTCGCACTGCAGTTCCGGGCATGTCCCTCCGCT encodes:
- a CDS encoding transglycosylase SLT domain-containing protein, with the protein product MDRRRLLLALPLLAAPLLLWGVLRLLPGGTREGEARPLTQVAAPVTTPEQAVPLPQDVPADVRELLRQGRNWRAARRLREILRPGSSPELVLAAARAEAGWGGWASVRELLEGRPWLDAAGGGLGWYLLGQAREEAGQWPAAADAYARYLRLAHERGGDERAIAELRHARALLRAGQVDAGVAGLERVGGQAPEVAAWAGLLAAEAVAQRGDPGRVRALLAPRAAAELPVRAQRAHVAAHRAARDLRGAREAALAYLARAATPQDSAEMTAVAARVALDLGDAESARRELRAAAQAAPEAAAAVDAARWLSELPGLGPADHLAIAAVYERHGNAARAAGGYRAWLASGAGTAPERHDVRLRMGKMLFAAGRYGEAEEALRPLPAEAPPPVAAEAALYAARAQYRRGSRAAAVAALLAAAERYRGQPAAGEALYLAADLTDDAGTDARAAQLYRRVAAEYPGSAPAGLALMRVAGAAFLARDYAGAARAWDEYRSTSPQGPQWLQAGYWAGRAHAARGDQEAARARWREVRAREPLSYYSVLSARRLGERYWPIPFAQAPHLPAEAAGRVAGWMRGVDLLRAAGLLDEAKQEVDRRVREAGTDPGLLYPLAEALPERGYAPQGIRIGLALRAAGAAYDARLVRILYPFPYRELVAAEARERGLDPFLVAALIRQESSFMARAQSRAGAMGLMQVMPATGAGLAAGAGIRGWERDLLFNPEINVHLGTRFLAAQVRSYGSDLVSVFIAYNAGPGRVARWRSFPEARDRELFTERIPFEETRDYVKILTRNTEVYRGLYGG
- a CDS encoding thioredoxin domain-containing protein; the encoded protein is MTPRTPAPRARLAPALLAAVLALTSTVSACAQPGSGAQGRQGAAATPAQVDSILPRADRGRSKGSDSARVTIIEVSDFQCPFCRQWFDQTYAKFDSAYVRTGKVRMVFINYPLPSHTQSYPAAKAALCAGAQGKFWPMHDRLFSTQREWSGQNDAAQRFARFAVDVGLDAAAWRDCYDNDRVAPVVINDVSGVTGAGIQGTPTFIVNGRQLLNGAVTFEEMSRAVEAHLSAPPGQAPAPPPAPAPPPAPPGS
- a CDS encoding DUF402 domain-containing protein, which produces MPDLPTVEIHYHRLMGAAQVFRQIVLEDAGDYVVTLLEAADLSQPATDSAGNVILEPGAPVVWFTYRGAWHDVGRFHRADGTFTGLYANVLTPVSMVGNWWETTDLCLDVWLSADGRLEVLDQEELKQAQARGAVAPQAARRAREEAVRLFEAARQGAWPPPHVHEWTLERAREKASGATPGTTARNDA
- a CDS encoding DUF1622 domain-containing protein, translated to MQATTFSAFEEQARGAVHWMQLAVEAAGALVIALGVVLAAVAFVRSLSGGDDRRGYARVRLTLAHYLALALEFLLAADILATAISPTWDQIGKLAAIAAIRTGLNYFLMREMRDEGKEAVRGPGDGGAAG
- a CDS encoding pinensin family lanthipeptide — protein: MRKLRLKLDHLRVESFPTTREDEAERGTVHGREMLGLVATPAGTCYTAYGKPTCLPNRTCPECADPAY
- the fusA gene encoding elongation factor G, which encodes MASAPSFTTDRLRNVVVVGHGGSGKTTLIDACCHTSGATRRHGSSAEGTALTMFTPEEISHGISMNASVAYATWMDAKINFIDTPGYLDFLGEAKAGIRVADGALVCVSGPSGVEVGTDRVWELVQERHLPSIFFVTMMDRQNADFERVYQDVKEHLTPKVIPVEVPIGAGEDFKGIVDLFADRAYFFKDGQSDEYDERDIPPELKPTCERYYSELIETIASTDDTLLEHYLEGDTITREEAIHALKQAMLRGELYPLFCGVPTAEWGTKALLTRIVELMPSPQERPAEEAQGRTGNVVELRNLNSDPFAALVFKTTSEPHVGELTFFRIFGGSVKNGDEVTNAGRDKAEKLVHLSIAQGKERLEVDELRAGDIGVVAKLRDTHTNDSLSAPAHPLVLKGVDFPEPDIAVALEPAKRGDEDKLSVGLHKLHEEDPCFAAEYNAELGQTIARGLGELHLDVQIERLKRKNGVEVVVKQPRIPYRETIKAASEGHGRHKKQTGGRGQFGDAHVRLKPLPRGEGYRFTDAIVGGVIPGKYVPAVDKGVQEAAQRGILAGYPVVDFEAECFFGSYHSVDSSEAAFKMAGILAFQAAAEKAQPAILEPIMEVEVFTPDEFLGDVIGDLNQRRGQILGMDQAGRNQKVRALVPQAELYKYSTTLRSLTQGRATHTRRFSSYQEVPAHEVPKVVEAAKKEREELAAAK